A single Oncorhynchus mykiss isolate Arlee chromosome 24, USDA_OmykA_1.1, whole genome shotgun sequence DNA region contains:
- the daw1 gene encoding dynein assembly factor with WDR repeat domains 1 isoform X2: MKLKRFLLRYYPPGIILEYEKGGALKTKSIDLLDLSPETDTEELISAIRKSEPLITASRVDQVKLLIVRLQEKLGQQDNRRFSLFKALQAHILPLTNVAFNKSGSSFITGSYDRTCKIWDTASGEELHTLEGHRNVVYAIAFNNPYGDKIATGSFDKTCRLWSVETGKCFHTFRGHTAEIVCLAFNPQSTLVATGSMDTTAKLWDIQTGEEVSTLTGHSAEIISLSFNTVGDQLVTGSFDHTVSLWDVPSGRRVHTLIGHRGEISSVQFNWDCSLIITGSMDKSCRVWEAASGKCMATLAGHEDEVLDVCFDYTGQLIATASADGTARVYSAVSYQCISRLESHEGEISKGSRVLTASADKTARLWDVQSGVCLQVLEGHTDEIFSSAFNYEGDTIITGSKDNTCRIWR; the protein is encoded by the exons ATGAAACTCAAACGATTCCTTCTCAGATATTATCCACCAG GTATCATCCTGGAATATGAGAAAGGAGGAGCTCTGAAGACTAAATCCATCGATCTGTTGGATTTGTCTCCGGA GACAGACACCGAGGAGTTAATATCAGCGATCAGGAAATCGGAGCCACTGATCACAGCATCACGCGTCGACCAAGTCAAACTCTTGATCGTCAGACTGCAGGAGAAACTGGGTCAGCAGGACAACCGCAGATTCTCTCTCTTCAAG GCGCTGCAGGCGCACATACTGCCACTGACAAACGTTGCCTTCAATAAATCAGGGTCGAG tTTTATAACTGGGAGCTATGACAGGACATGTAAAATATGGGACACGGCGTCAGGCGAGGAGCTGCACACACTGGAGGGCCACAGGAACGTGGTGTATGCCATCGCCTTCAACAACCCCTATGG GGACAAGATTGCCACTGGGTCCTTTGATAAGACCTGCAGACTGTGGAGTGTAGAGACGGGCAAATGTTTCCACACCTTCCGAGGACACACTGCTGAAATA GTGTGTTTGGCGTTTAACCCTCAAAGTACCTTGGTGGCCACGGGTAGCATGGACACTACGGCCAAGCTATGGGACATCCAGACTGGAGAGGAGGTGTCCACACTGACA GGCCACTCAGCAGAGATCATCTCCTTGTCATTTAACACAGTGGGTGACCAGCTAGTCACTGGCTCCTTTGACCACACTGTTTCTCTGTGGGATGTTCCATCTGGGAG GCGTGTCCACACACTGATAGGCCACAGAGGGGAGATCAGCAGTGTTCAGTTTAACTGGGACTGCTCCCTCATCATCACCGGCTCCATGGACAAAAGTTGTAGG GTGTGGGAGGCAGCGAGTGGGAAGTGTATGGCCACACTAGCAGGCCATGAAGACGAGGTGCTGGATGTGTGTTTCGACTACACCGGTCAACTCATAGCCACCGCCTCGGCTGACG GCACAGCGAGAGTGTACAGCGCTGTCAGCTACCAGTGCATCTCCAGACTGGAGAGCCATGAGGGAGAGATCTCCAAG GGCAGTAGAGTTCTGACGGCCAGCGCTGACAAGACGGCTCGCCTGTGGGACGTCCAGTCTGGCGTCTGTCTGCAGGTCCTCGAGGGACACACGGACGAGATCTTCTCCTCTGCCTTCAACTACGAGGGTGACACCATCATCACAG GCAGCAAGGACAACACCTGTCGCATCTGGCGCTGA
- the LOC110503746 gene encoding thiamine transporter 1, with product MDAVKRWKAGWGYPTTMLCVYGFFSTVKPLVPFIYPYLTGPDKNLTVEQVTNEIYPVWTYSYLAVMVPVFLLTDWLRYKPVVVFQCINLFITWAMMLLVQEVAVFKAMQFFYGVKSACEVAYFSYIYSIVDLKYYRKATSYCRSVQLLGYTVGSVLGQLLVSFNLMSYNNILVLTLVLISIALVTSLFLPMPQRSMFFHRSQSDPPQTPEGGDMCTGDVSTEGPVRARGCSQIFLLLWRDFLQCYSTRALLYWSLWWVLATCGYNQAINYVQVLWAHIQPSQKVQVYNGGVEAVSNLFGAATAYGIGFIQVDWAQWGELFLGSISGLGAAALFIMTFTDNIWVCYAGYVAFKGLYMLLITFAMFQIATDLSMERYALIFGANNFGSLVLQTIITSVVVDGRGLGLGIIPQFIIYGSYFSAIAVIFFLRGVYTIMRVRQSHRDSTATEEPPSPTMCTPLQA from the exons ATGGATGCTGTGAAGCGGTGGAAGGCAGGATGGGGCTATCCCACGACTATGCTGTGCGTCTATGGGTTCTTCAGTACTGTGAAACCTCTCGTACCCTTCATCTACCCTTACCTGACTGGTCCAGACAAAAACCTGACGGTGGAACAG GTGACCAACGAGATCTACCCTGTGTGGACATACTCCTACCTGGCTGTGATGGTGCCAGTCTTTCTGCTCACCGATTGGCTGCGCTACAAGCCCGTCGTGGTGTTTCAGTGCATCAACCTCTTCATAACCTGGGCGATGATGCTATTGGTGCAGGAGGTGGCAGTCTTTAAGGCGATGCAGTTCTTCTACGGCGTGAAGTCGGCCTGTGAGGTGGCCTACTTCTCATACATCTACAGCATAGTGGACCTGAAATACTACCGCAAAGCTACATCCTACTGCCGTAGTGTACAGCTGCTAGGCTACACGGTGGGCTCTGTGCTGGGACAGTTGCTGGTCAGTTTCAACCTCATGTCCTACAACAACATCCTGGTACTTACCCTGGTGTTGATCTCCATCGCCCTGGTGACTTCCCTCTTCCTGCCCATGCCACAGAGAAGCATGTTCTTCCATCGGAGTCAAAGTGACCCACCACAAACCCCAGAAGGAGGGGACATGTGCACAGGTGATGTGTCCACTGAGGGGCCAGTGAGGGCTAGGGGCTGCAGCCAGATATTTTTGCTGCTGTGGAGAGACTTTCTCCAGTGCTACTCAACCAGGGCACTTCTGTACTGGTCATTATGGTGGGTACTGGCTACCTGCGGCTACAACCAGGCAATTAACTATGTACAGGTGTTATGGGCACACATACAGCCATCCCAGAAAGTCCAAGTCTATAACGGAGGGGTGGAAGCTGTGTCCAATCTGTTTG GTGCAGCAACGGCCTATGGCATTGGTTTCATCCAGGTGGACTGGGCCCAGTGGGGAGAGTTGTTCCTGGGCTCCATCTCTGGCCTGGGTGCTGCAGCCCTGTTCATCATGACCTTCACTGACAACATCTGGGTCTGCTATGCCGGCTATGTTGCCTTTAAGGGCCTCTACATGCTGCTTATCACATTTGCCAT GTTCCAAATTGCTACTGATCTCTCTATGGAGAGATATGCACTGATCTTTGGAGCAAACAACTTTGGGTCTTTGGTCCTTCAGACTATCATCACATCTGTTGTGGTGGATGGCAGGGGGCTGGGCTTGGGCATCATCCCACAG TTCATCATTTATGGAAGCTACTTCTCAGCCATCGCTGTCATTTTCTTTCTGAGAGGTGTGTACACGATAATGAGAGTGCGGCAAAGCCACAGAGACTCCACCGCTACAGAGGAGCCTCCAAGCCCAACCATGTGTACACCACTGCAAGCTTGA
- the daw1 gene encoding dynein assembly factor with WDR repeat domains 1 isoform X1 encodes MKLKRFLLRYYPPGIILEYEKGGALKTKSIDLLDLSPETDTEELISAIRKSEPLITASRVDQVKLLIVRLQEKLGQQDNRRFSLFKALQAHILPLTNVAFNKSGSSFITGSYDRTCKIWDTASGEELHTLEGHRNVVYAIAFNNPYGDKIATGSFDKTCRLWSVETGKCFHTFRGHTAEIVCLAFNPQSTLVATGSMDTTAKLWDIQTGEEVSTLTGHSAEIISLSFNTVGDQLVTGSFDHTVSLWDVPSGRRVHTLIGHRGEISSVQFNWDCSLIITGSMDKSCRVWEAASGKCMATLAGHEDEVLDVCFDYTGQLIATASADGTARVYSAVSYQCISRLESHEGEISKICFNAQGSRVLTASADKTARLWDVQSGVCLQVLEGHTDEIFSSAFNYEGDTIITGSKDNTCRIWR; translated from the exons ATGAAACTCAAACGATTCCTTCTCAGATATTATCCACCAG GTATCATCCTGGAATATGAGAAAGGAGGAGCTCTGAAGACTAAATCCATCGATCTGTTGGATTTGTCTCCGGA GACAGACACCGAGGAGTTAATATCAGCGATCAGGAAATCGGAGCCACTGATCACAGCATCACGCGTCGACCAAGTCAAACTCTTGATCGTCAGACTGCAGGAGAAACTGGGTCAGCAGGACAACCGCAGATTCTCTCTCTTCAAG GCGCTGCAGGCGCACATACTGCCACTGACAAACGTTGCCTTCAATAAATCAGGGTCGAG tTTTATAACTGGGAGCTATGACAGGACATGTAAAATATGGGACACGGCGTCAGGCGAGGAGCTGCACACACTGGAGGGCCACAGGAACGTGGTGTATGCCATCGCCTTCAACAACCCCTATGG GGACAAGATTGCCACTGGGTCCTTTGATAAGACCTGCAGACTGTGGAGTGTAGAGACGGGCAAATGTTTCCACACCTTCCGAGGACACACTGCTGAAATA GTGTGTTTGGCGTTTAACCCTCAAAGTACCTTGGTGGCCACGGGTAGCATGGACACTACGGCCAAGCTATGGGACATCCAGACTGGAGAGGAGGTGTCCACACTGACA GGCCACTCAGCAGAGATCATCTCCTTGTCATTTAACACAGTGGGTGACCAGCTAGTCACTGGCTCCTTTGACCACACTGTTTCTCTGTGGGATGTTCCATCTGGGAG GCGTGTCCACACACTGATAGGCCACAGAGGGGAGATCAGCAGTGTTCAGTTTAACTGGGACTGCTCCCTCATCATCACCGGCTCCATGGACAAAAGTTGTAGG GTGTGGGAGGCAGCGAGTGGGAAGTGTATGGCCACACTAGCAGGCCATGAAGACGAGGTGCTGGATGTGTGTTTCGACTACACCGGTCAACTCATAGCCACCGCCTCGGCTGACG GCACAGCGAGAGTGTACAGCGCTGTCAGCTACCAGTGCATCTCCAGACTGGAGAGCCATGAGGGAGAGATCTCCAAG ATCTGTTTTAACGCTCAGGGCAGTAGAGTTCTGACGGCCAGCGCTGACAAGACGGCTCGCCTGTGGGACGTCCAGTCTGGCGTCTGTCTGCAGGTCCTCGAGGGACACACGGACGAGATCTTCTCCTCTGCCTTCAACTACGAGGGTGACACCATCATCACAG GCAGCAAGGACAACACCTGTCGCATCTGGCGCTGA